One Malania oleifera isolate guangnan ecotype guangnan chromosome 10, ASM2987363v1, whole genome shotgun sequence genomic region harbors:
- the LOC131167101 gene encoding LOB domain-containing protein 1-like, translating into MHSGAVLSPDRAPLKFTTAHRVFGASNIIKLLQFLRNIKMGIFQFSFEDPVYGCAGAICQRQKQVSDLQAQLAKAQAQGELVNMLLQQANLLVNHGNGTRRIRPISNTGSHRLLHRQRRHYYDHRRQLLLRQL; encoded by the exons ATGCATTCTGGCGCCGTACTTTCCCCCGACAGAGCCCCCCTCAAGTTCACCACCGCGCACAGGGTGTTCGGAGCCAGCAACATCATCAAGCTCTTGCAG TTCCTTCGCAATATTAAAATGGGCATTTTCCAATTCTCCTTCGAAGACCCTGTTTACGGATGCGCAGGGGCAATTTGCCAACGGCAGAAACAGGTGAGCGATTTGCAAGCGCAACTGGCCAAAGCCCAAGCCCAAGGCGAGCTCGTCAACATGCTACTCCAGCAGGCAAATCTCCTCGTTAATCATGGAAATGGCACAAGACGAATCCGCCCAATCTCCAACACAGGATCCCATCGTCTCCTGCATCGACAACGCCGACACTACTACGATCACCGTCGGCAACTTCTTCTTCGACAACTCTAG